One segment of Cydia splendana chromosome 22, ilCydSple1.2, whole genome shotgun sequence DNA contains the following:
- the LOC134801417 gene encoding sodium- and chloride-dependent GABA transporter 1: MDAKNETQDIELSAQGTSNKPSDVALKSDLPERGSWASKLDFILSVVGLAIGLGNVWRFPYLCYKNGGGAFLIPYFLTLFLAGIPMFFMELAMGQMLTIGGLGVFKIAPIFKGIGYAAAVMSCWMNVYYIVILAWAIFYFFMSMRSEVPWRNCDNYWNTASCVNPYDRKNLNCWSSFNKTTYCVLNGQNITKVALSDPVKEFWERRALQISSGIEHIGNIRWELAGTLLLVWVLCYFCIWKGVRWTGKVVYFTALFPYFLLTVLLIRGITLPGAMEGIKFYVMPNMSKLFESEVWIDAVTQIFFSYGLGLGTLVALGSYNKFTNNVYKDALIVCTVNSSTSMFAGFVIFSVVGFMAHEQQRPVAEVAASGPGLAFLAYPSAVLQLPGAPLWSCLFFFMLLLIGLDSQFCTMEGFITAVIDEWPKLLRRRKEIFIAITCFISYLVGLSCISEGGMYVFQILDSYAVSGFCLLFLIFFECVSISWAFGVNRFYDGIKEMIGYYPTIWWKFCWVGFTPAICISVFIFNLVQWTPIKYMNYEYPWWAHAFGWFTALSSMLCIPGYMVYLWRVTPGTTSEKFHKIVRIPEDVPSLRTKMQAEEIQKHGVASA, translated from the exons ATGGACGCGAAGAACGAGACGCAAGATATCGAGCTCAGTGCGCAGGGGACGAGCAATAAGCCCag TGATGTCGCCCTCAAATCGGACCTCCCCGAGAGAGGCTCCTGGGCCTCCAAGCTGGACTTCATCCTCTCCGTGGTCGGCCTCGCCATCGGCCTCGGGAACGTGTGGCGGTTCCCATACCTCTGCTACAAGAACGGCGGCGGCGCGTTCCTGATTCCTTACTTCTTGACGCTGTTCCTGGCTGGTATACCCATGTTCTTCATGGAGTTGGCCATGGGACAGATGCTGACGATTGGAGGGCTGGGCGTGTTCAAGATTGCGCCGATTTTTAAAG GTATTGGCTACGCGGCGGCCGTGATGTCCTGCTGGATGAACGTGTACTACATCGTCATCCTTGCCTGGGCCATCTTCTACTTCTTCATGTCCATGCGATCAG AGGTCCCATGGAGAAACTGCGACAACTACTGGAACACGGCTTCCTGCGTGAATCCGTACGACCGCAAGAACCTCAACTGCTGGTCGTCCTTCAACAAGACCACCTATTGCGTGCTCAACGGCCAAAACATTACAAAAGTCGCCCTTTCTGACCCCGTCAAGGAGTTCTGGGA ACGTCGAGCCCTCCAAATCTCGAGCGGTATCGAGCACATCGGAAACATCCGTTGGGAGCTGGCCGGTACCCTGCTGCTGGTGTGGGTGTTATGCTATTTCTGCATCTGGAAGGGCGTGCGGTGGACCGGGAAAGTTGTCTACTTCACTGCTCTGTTTCCGTACTTCCTTTTGACCGTGCTACTGATCAGAG GTATAACCCTCCCCGGCGCGATGGAAGGCATCAAGTTCTACGTGATGCCGAACATGTCGAAGCTGTTCGAGTCGGAGGTGTGGATCGACGCCGTCACGCAGATCTTCTTCTCGTACGGACTCGGCCTTGGCACTCTCGTGGCCCTCGGCAGTTATAACAAGTTCACTAATAACGTGTACAA AGACGCGTTGATAGTATGCACCGTCAACTCCAGTACGTCCATGTTCGCCGGATTCGTCATCTTCTCCGTCGTCGGCTTCATGGCCCACGAGCAGCAAAGGCCGGTAGCTGAAGTGGCTGCCTCAG GTCCTGGTCTAGCTTTCCTCGCCTACCCATCAGCGGTTCTCCAGCTCCCGGGCGCCCCGCTCTGGTCCTGTCTCTTCTTCTTCATGCTGCTCCTCATCGGCCTGGACAGCCAGTTCTGCACCATGGAAGGCTTCATCACGGCCGTTATTGATGAGTGGCCGAAGTTGCTGAGGAGGAGGAAGGAAATCTTCATTGCGATTACTTGTTTCATTTCGTATTTGGTTGGGCTGTCTTGTATTTCTGAG GGCGGTATGTACGTGTTCCAAATCCTGGACTCGTACGCCGTGTCCGGCTTCTGTCTGCTCTTCCTCATCTTCTTCGAGTGCGTGTCCATCTCCTGGGCCTTCGGCGTGAACCGCTTCTACGATGGCATCAAGGAGATGATCGGCTACTACCCCACTATCTGGTGGAAGTTCTGTTGGGTCGGATTCACGCCTGCTATATGTATT AGCGTGTTCATCTTCAACTTGGTGCAATGGACTCCGATCAAATACATGAACTACGAGTACCCGTGGTGGGCGCATGCGTTTGGCTGGTTCACGGCGTTGTCCTCCATGCTGTGTATCCCAGGGTACATGGTGTATCTGTGGCGAGTCACGCCGGGTACTACGAGTGAG AAATTCCACAAGATCGTCCGTATCCCGGAGGATGTGCCGTCGCTGCGCACCAAGATGCAGGCTGAGGAGATTCAGAAGCACGGCGTAGCTTCAGCTTAA